The following are from one region of the Vulpes vulpes isolate BD-2025 chromosome 14, VulVul3, whole genome shotgun sequence genome:
- the SRMS gene encoding tyrosine-protein kinase Srms isoform X1 — MEPFLRKRLTFLSFFWDKIWPVAAPDDGLPRLPERTAGAEPEPRGRPRAQLFRAPSDFSAGGRGAGELSGRRGDRLCALGEDDDYLSGPPSTGLVPLSPLARAAPEPEPEPEPLPDRPWYFSGISRARAQQLLLSPANAPGAFLVRPSESSHGDYSLSGTRRAPGVPSPGGPTAGQARSPHPACLHPRTACRGGAPWARAQLPTPPPFPRGSRRLRGAGKAGPLPGRRGGSGAARTRPSPVPTAVRAQAEVRHYRISTAADGLYLQKGRLFPSLEELLAYYAANWRLIRNPLLQPCVAQEAAGGGSGCPPPPQKLPRQDEWERPRSEFALRRKLGEGHFGEVWEGLWLGSTPVAVKVIKSAYMKVADLAKEIRTLKSLRHERLIRLHAVCSAGEPVYIVTELMRKGNLQAFLGGPEGRALGLPVLLSFACQVAEGMSYLEERRIVHRDLAARNVLVGDDLACKVADFGLARLLKEDIYSPSSGCKIPVRWTAPEAANYRIYSPKSDVWSFGVLLYEVFTHGQCPYEGLSNHEALQQVTRGYRLPRPAACPAEVYALMLDCWKGSPARRPAFATLQDRLSAAHGRLRPAHT; from the exons ATGGAGCCCTTCCTCAGGAAGCGGCTGACCTTCCTGTCCTTCTTCTGGGACAAGATCTGGCCGGTGGCGGCGCCGGACGACGGCCTCCCCCGGCTCCCCGAGCGCACGGCGGGGGCTGAGCCCgagccccgcggccgcccgcgcGCGCAGCTGTTCCGGGCGCCGTCGGACTTCagcgcggggggccggggcgcgggggagcTGAGCGGCCGCCGCGGGGACCGGCTGTGCGCCCTCGGGGAGGACGACGACTACCTCTCGGGCCCGCCCAGCACCGGGCTGGTACCGCTCAGCCCCCTGGCCAGGGCCgccccggagccggagccggagccggagccgctCCCGGACCGCCC CTGGTACTTCAGCGGCATCAGCCGCGCCCGCGCACAGCAGCTGCTCCTGTCTCCCGCCAACGCGCCCGGGGCCTTCCTCGTTCGGCCCAGCGAGAGCAGCCACGGGGACTACTCGCTCTCAGGTACGCGGCGGGCCCCCGGGGTCCCCAGCCCCGGCGGCCCCACGGCAGGCCAGGCCCGCTCGCCCCACCCCGCCTGCCTCCATCCACGCACTGCCTGTCGGGGGGGGGCACCCTGGGCCCGCGCGCAGCTGCCCACGCCCCCTCCTTTTCCGCGAGGCTCCAGGCGTCTGCGGGGCGCAGGGAAGGCTGGGCCGCTACCCGGCCGGCGTGGAGGGAGTGGGGCGGCCCGCACACGGCCTTCACCTGTGCCCACTGCAGTCCGGGCCCAGGCCGAGGTTCGCCACTACCGCATCTCCACGGCCGCCGACGGCCTCTACCTGCAGAAGGGCCGGCTCTTCCCCAGCCTGGAGGAGCTGCTCGCCTACTACGCGGCCAACTGGAGGCTGATCCGGAACCCGCTGCTGCAGCCCTGTGTGGCCCAG GAAGCGGCAGGCGGAGGCTCggggtgccccccgccccctcagaAGCTCCCCCGGCAGGACGAGTGGGAGCGGCCTCGCTCAGAGTTTGCCCTGCGGAGGAAGCTGGGAGAAGGCCACTTCGGGGAGGTGTGGGAAGGCCTGTGGCTTGGCTCCACGCCGGTGGCCGTCAAGGTCATTAAATCAG CCTACATGAAGGTGGCCGACCTCGCCAAGGAGATCCGGACACTCAAGAGCCTGAGGCACGAGCGTCTCATCCGGCTGCACGCCGTGTGCTCGGCCGGCGAGCCCGTGTACATCGTCACCGAGCTCATGCGCAAGGGCAACCTGCAGGCCTTCCTGGGCG gccccgagggacgggcccTGGGCCTGCCCGTCCTGCTGAGCTTTGCGTGCCAGGTGGCTGAGGGCATGAGCTACCTGGAGGAGCGGCGCATCGTGCACCGGGACCTGGCGGCCAGGAACGTGCTTGTGGGCGACGACCTGGCCTGCAAGGTGGCCGACTTCGGCCTGGCCCGGCTGCTCAAG GAGGACATCTACTCCCCAAGCAGTGGCTGCAAGATCCCCGTCAGGTGGACGGCGCCCGAGGCAGCCAACTATCGCATCTACTCCCCGAAGTCGGACGTCTGGTCCTTCGGGGTCCTGCTCTACGAGGTCTTCACCCACGGCCAGTGTCCCTACGAAG GGCTGAGCAACCACGAGGCCCTGCAGCAGGTGACTCGAGGCTACCGGCTGCCGCGGCCCGCCGCCTGCCCGGCCGAGGTCTACGCGCTCATGCTGGACTGCTGGAAGGGCAGCCCCGCGCGGCGGCCGGCCTTCGCCACGCTGCAGGACAGGCTGAGCGCGGCCCACGGGCGCCTCCGCCCTGCTCACACGTGA
- the LOC112932200 gene encoding LOW QUALITY PROTEIN: protein-tyrosine kinase 6-like (The sequence of the model RefSeq protein was modified relative to this genomic sequence to represent the inferred CDS: deleted 1 base in 1 codon): protein MHPGRQRPETAPGRPRRAGITFRASPGLGLSHLHADPRAPQPPQWVVGGGGREPPGQGADSSAHLGLRQRGARRPSGPAGPKPPQRGVGVCRRELPGRRGQPWVPGSPGRGHLVAAGVAASAQGSRLAPGLGGDGCGPGTAARPGGQSYCCPGHGIPGQAHPAPQYVGLWDFQAHTDQELSFQAGDLLRVEVGGLWGAVLLDAAGGALGQGYVPHSYLAEKGTVESEPWLGRISCSEAPHRLQAEDTPGASLVGASEKPGADYVLGYSLCDPWRQPVAPCGTQGPPHPAHPLGLCVRPDSPRAASSWGPGHERLRPLQCGTGGPCGCPLAWPRPPAGCPSSRSITGPRVCPTARGRGAPVLGSEGGIPEGGLGGPPLACVPAVPPARAQAPAPREGWERLRGGFTLCRKLGSGYPGEAFEGLWKDQVRVAIKVIARGDLLHQHTFQAEVQAMKKLRHKHVLAPYAVASVGDPVYIVTELMPRGSLLELLRGERLAGGTQEGCDGSTGPIFASGSRVPEPRTAAPAPADAHEEALPSRSCSSTNSRDTGRLTGPPAHAAQSQVPKHVKATNARVRPERSPRPPALAALPAPEVPADGRRPGLGSRAAVWTPRLRARRERDRPDALSPGPRSIRSDVWSFGILLHEILSRGQVPYPGMSNHEAFLRVDSGYRVPCPPEGPPAAHKLMLSCWHRDPKQRPCFRALQERLSSVTRYEDPL, encoded by the exons ATGCATCCGGGGCGCCAGCGGCCTGAAACCGCCCCTGGCC GACCGCGTCGGGCGGGCATCACCTTCCGCGCCTCCCCGGGCCTGGGCCTCAGCCATCTTCACGCCGACCCCAGGGCGCCCCAGCCCCCTcagtgggtggtgggtggtggtggccgggagcccccagggcagggagcGGACAGCAGCGCCCACCTGGGCCTCAGGCAGCGGGGAGCTCGCCGTCCCTCCGGCCCTGCTGGTCCCAAGCCCCCGCAG cggggggtgggggtgtgcaggCGGGAGCTGCCAGGCCGgcgggggcagccctgggtgcCGGGGAGCCCAGGGAGAGGCCACCTGGTGGCTGCAGGTGTGGCCGCCTCCGCACAGGGGAGCAGGCTGGCTCCCGGGCTGGGAGGGGACGGCTGCGGCCCAGGCACGGCGGCGAGGCCAGGAGGCCAGTCCTACTGCTGCCCCGGCCATGGGATCCCGGGCCAGGCCCACCCGGCGCCCCAGTACGTGGGCCTCTGGGACTTCCAGGCC CACACGGACCAGGAGCTGAGTTTCCAGGCGGGGGACCTGCTCCGCGTGGAAGTTGGAGGACTGTGGGGGGCCGTGCTGCTGGATGCGGCCGGCGGGGCCCTGGGCCAGGGCTACGTGCCCCACAGCTACCTGGCCGAGAAGGGGACGGTAGAGTCTGAGCC GTGGCTCGGCCGCATCTCGTGCTCCGAAGCGCCGCACCGGCTGCAGGCCGAGGACACCCCGGGCGCCTCCCTGGTCGGGGCGAGCGAAAAGCCGGGTGCGGACTACGTTCTCGGGTACAGCCTCTGCGACCCTTGGCGCCAGCCCGTGGCCCCCTGTGGGACTCAGGGTCCCCCCCACCCGGCCCACCCCCTTGGTCTGTGTGTCCGCCCAGACTCCCCCAGGGCGGCtagttcctggggtcctggacaCGAGCGCCTCCGTCCCCTGCAGTGCGGGACAGGTGGGCCGTGCGGCTGCCCCTTAGCGTGGCCACGTCCTCCCGCGGGCTGCCCGAGCTCCCGGAGCATCACCGGACCCAGAGTCTGTCCCACGGCCCGTGGC AGGGGGGCCCCCGTCCTGGGGTCAGAGGGGGGCATCCCTGAGGGTGGACTGGGGGGACCACCCCTGGCCTGTGTCCCTGCTGTCCCTCCAGCTCGAGCCCAAGCCCCTGCCCCACGTGAAGGCTGGGAGAGGCTGCGGGGGGGGTTCACGCTCTGCAGGAAGCTGGGGTCTGGCTACCCCGGGGAGGCCTTCGAGGGGCTCTGGAAAGACCAGGTCCGCGTGGCTATCAAGGTGATTGCTCGAG GTGACCTCCTACACCAGCACACGTTCCAGGCGGAGGTCCAGGCCATGAAGAAGCTCCGACACAAGCACGTCCTGGCCCCGTACGCCGTGGCATCCGTGGGGGACCCCGTGTACATCGTCACGGAGCTCATGCCCAGGGGGAGCCTTCTGGAGCTGCTGCGGGGTGAGCGGCTGGCGGGCGGCACCCAG GAGGGCTGCGACGGGTCCACTGGTCCCATTTTTGCATCAGGCAGCCGGGTCCCCGAGCCCCGGACCGCGGCTCCTGCCCCTGCAGACGCCCACGAGGAAGCCCTGCCCTCTCGGAGCTG cAGCTCTACAAACAGCCGCGACACCGGGCGCCTGACAGGGCCTCCGGCCCACGCCGCTCAGAGCCAAGTTCCCAAGCACGTGAAAGCCACGAACGCGCGCGTCCGCCCCGAGCGGTCACCACGGCCTCCCGCGCTGGCCGCGCTCCCGGCTCCGGAGGTCCCCGCTGACGGCCGGCGTCCAGGCCTCGGCTCCCGGGCTGCTGTCTGGACGCCGCGGCTCCGTGCTCGGCGCGAGCGG GACCGCCCCGACGCCCTCTCCCCGGGGCCTCGCTCCATCAGATCTGACGTCTGGTCCTTCGGGATTCTCCTCCACGAGATTTTGAGCAGGGGGCAGGTGCCCTATCCGG GCATGTCCAACCACGAGGCCTTCCTGAGGGTGGACTCGGGCTACCGCGTGCCCTGCCCCCCCGAGGGCCCACCCGCCGCACACAAGCTGATGCTCTCGTGCTGGCACAGGGACCCCAAGCAGAGGCCCTGCTTCAGAGCCCTGCAGGAGAGGCTCTCCAGTGTCACCAGGTACGAGGACCCACTCTGA
- the FNDC11 gene encoding fibronectin type III domain-containing protein 11 yields MNLQVTGLGLDKMKLDSPQSFLDQEEADEAEEQQLLAPAAWRTYMERRAALREFLTAELSPQLLKRHHARMELLRKCSYYIEILPKHLALGDQNPLVLPSTMFQLIDPWKFQRMKKVGTAQTKIQLLLLGDLLEQLDGGRAELDALLESPDPRPFVAGWGLVEQRLADLSAVMDSFLALMVPGRLHIKHRLVSDIGATKIPHIRLMLSTKMPVVFDRKESVAHQDWVSLRWFVTIQPAAPEQFELRFKLLDPRTQQECTQCGIIPVAACTFDIHNLLPNRSYKFTIKRAESYTLVYEPWRDSLTLHTRPGPPEGRAPSRLGKPGLPLPTLSER; encoded by the coding sequence ATGAACTTGCAGGTGACAGGCCTGGGCCTGGACAAGATGAAGCTGGACAGTCCTCAGTCCTTCCTGGACCAGGAGGAGGCGGACGAGGCGGAGGAGCAGCAGCTGCTGGCGCCCGCGGCTTGGCGGACCTACATGGAGCGCCGCGCGGCGCTGCGCGAGTTCCTGACGGCGGAGCTGAGCCCGCAGCTGCTCAAGCGCCACCACGCCCGCATGGAGCTGCTCAGGAAGTGCTCCTACTACATCGAGATCCTGCCCAAGCACCTGGCCCTGGGTGACCAGAACCCCCTGGTGCTGCCCAGCACCATGTTCCAGCTCATCGACCCCTGGAAGTTCCAGCGCATGAAGAAGGTGGGCACCGCCCAGACCAAGATCCAGCTCCTGCTGCTCGGGGACCTGCTGGAGCAGCTGGACGGCGGCCGCGCCGAGCTCGACGCTCTGCTGGAGTCGCCTGACCCGCGGCCCTTTGTGGCCGGCTGGGGCCTGGTGGAGCAGCGGCTGGCCGACCTGTCGGCGGTCATGGACAGCTTCCTGGCCCTGATGGTGCCCGGGCGTCTGCACATCAAGCACCGCCTGGTGTCTGACATCGGCGCCACCAAGATCCCGCACATCAGGCTCATGCTGAGCACCAAGATGCCCGTCGTGTTCGATCGAAAGGAGTCGGTGGCCCACCAGGACTGGGTCAGCCTGCGCTGGTTCGTCACCATCCAGCCAGCGGCACCAGAGCAGTTTGAGCTTCGCTTCAAGCTGCTGGACCCACGGACACAGCAGGAGTGCACGCAGTGCGGCATCATCCCCGTGGCCGCCTGCACCTTCGACATCCACAACCTGCTGCCCAACCGCTCCTACAAGTTCACCATCAAGAGAGCAGAGAGCTACACGCTGGTGTACGAGCCCTGGCGGGACAGCCTCACCCTGCACACCAGGCCGGGGCCCCCCGAAGGGCGCGCCCCCAGTCGGCTAGGCAAGCcgggcctgcccctgcccacacTTTCTGAGAgatga
- the SRMS gene encoding tyrosine-protein kinase Srms isoform X2 → MEPFLRKRLTFLSFFWDKIWPVAAPDDGLPRLPERTAGAEPEPRGRPRAQLFRAPSDFSAGGRGAGELSGRRGDRLCALGEDDDYLSGPPSTGLVPLSPLARAAPEPEPEPEPLPDRPWYFSGISRARAQQLLLSPANAPGAFLVRPSESSHGDYSLSVRAQAEVRHYRISTAADGLYLQKGRLFPSLEELLAYYAANWRLIRNPLLQPCVAQEAAGGGSGCPPPPQKLPRQDEWERPRSEFALRRKLGEGHFGEVWEGLWLGSTPVAVKVIKSAYMKVADLAKEIRTLKSLRHERLIRLHAVCSAGEPVYIVTELMRKGNLQAFLGGPEGRALGLPVLLSFACQVAEGMSYLEERRIVHRDLAARNVLVGDDLACKVADFGLARLLKEDIYSPSSGCKIPVRWTAPEAANYRIYSPKSDVWSFGVLLYEVFTHGQCPYEGLSNHEALQQVTRGYRLPRPAACPAEVYALMLDCWKGSPARRPAFATLQDRLSAAHGRLRPAHT, encoded by the exons ATGGAGCCCTTCCTCAGGAAGCGGCTGACCTTCCTGTCCTTCTTCTGGGACAAGATCTGGCCGGTGGCGGCGCCGGACGACGGCCTCCCCCGGCTCCCCGAGCGCACGGCGGGGGCTGAGCCCgagccccgcggccgcccgcgcGCGCAGCTGTTCCGGGCGCCGTCGGACTTCagcgcggggggccggggcgcgggggagcTGAGCGGCCGCCGCGGGGACCGGCTGTGCGCCCTCGGGGAGGACGACGACTACCTCTCGGGCCCGCCCAGCACCGGGCTGGTACCGCTCAGCCCCCTGGCCAGGGCCgccccggagccggagccggagccggagccgctCCCGGACCGCCC CTGGTACTTCAGCGGCATCAGCCGCGCCCGCGCACAGCAGCTGCTCCTGTCTCCCGCCAACGCGCCCGGGGCCTTCCTCGTTCGGCCCAGCGAGAGCAGCCACGGGGACTACTCGCTCTCAG TCCGGGCCCAGGCCGAGGTTCGCCACTACCGCATCTCCACGGCCGCCGACGGCCTCTACCTGCAGAAGGGCCGGCTCTTCCCCAGCCTGGAGGAGCTGCTCGCCTACTACGCGGCCAACTGGAGGCTGATCCGGAACCCGCTGCTGCAGCCCTGTGTGGCCCAG GAAGCGGCAGGCGGAGGCTCggggtgccccccgccccctcagaAGCTCCCCCGGCAGGACGAGTGGGAGCGGCCTCGCTCAGAGTTTGCCCTGCGGAGGAAGCTGGGAGAAGGCCACTTCGGGGAGGTGTGGGAAGGCCTGTGGCTTGGCTCCACGCCGGTGGCCGTCAAGGTCATTAAATCAG CCTACATGAAGGTGGCCGACCTCGCCAAGGAGATCCGGACACTCAAGAGCCTGAGGCACGAGCGTCTCATCCGGCTGCACGCCGTGTGCTCGGCCGGCGAGCCCGTGTACATCGTCACCGAGCTCATGCGCAAGGGCAACCTGCAGGCCTTCCTGGGCG gccccgagggacgggcccTGGGCCTGCCCGTCCTGCTGAGCTTTGCGTGCCAGGTGGCTGAGGGCATGAGCTACCTGGAGGAGCGGCGCATCGTGCACCGGGACCTGGCGGCCAGGAACGTGCTTGTGGGCGACGACCTGGCCTGCAAGGTGGCCGACTTCGGCCTGGCCCGGCTGCTCAAG GAGGACATCTACTCCCCAAGCAGTGGCTGCAAGATCCCCGTCAGGTGGACGGCGCCCGAGGCAGCCAACTATCGCATCTACTCCCCGAAGTCGGACGTCTGGTCCTTCGGGGTCCTGCTCTACGAGGTCTTCACCCACGGCCAGTGTCCCTACGAAG GGCTGAGCAACCACGAGGCCCTGCAGCAGGTGACTCGAGGCTACCGGCTGCCGCGGCCCGCCGCCTGCCCGGCCGAGGTCTACGCGCTCATGCTGGACTGCTGGAAGGGCAGCCCCGCGCGGCGGCCGGCCTTCGCCACGCTGCAGGACAGGCTGAGCGCGGCCCACGGGCGCCTCCGCCCTGCTCACACGTGA